Sequence from the Babylonia areolata isolate BAREFJ2019XMU chromosome 25, ASM4173473v1, whole genome shotgun sequence genome:
accccctccaccaccatacCCTCTCAGCCCCTGCTCAGCCGGGACAGACCCATACCCACGAAAGCCCTGTGCCTCAGGCACCTGGGACGGAATCATGGTGTACGGGAGAGCCTGGTCGCTGCCTTGTCCCGGCACCACCACCTCGCCTGTGAAACCGGCGCCGAGAACCGAGTCGTTGACATCAGACGACGCTGCAGCGTTGTAACCTCCGGAACCGCCCCACTTGACCCCCTGTGACTGGCCGGTGGCGGGGTGAAAGTCTGTGCTGACCTCCGACTTGTAGCAGTCGGTGCAGGAAGCCAGGACGTACACTGCCAGCAGCAGAAAGGCCACCGATGCAGCACAAACTGTTAGCACGCTGAGGCCGTTCTCGCTGAGTTGTGAGTAGACAGAATCTTCCTCTTCTCTGGCCTCCTCTGTGAagggagaaacaaacagaaaacacatgTGAATATCAGCGTCCGTATATACatgtaattatacacacacacacacacacacacacacatatacacatatatgtgtatgtgtgtgtgtgcgtgtgtgtgtgtgtgtgtgtgtgtgtgtaattacactTTTGAAATATGAAAAGTAATATACAACAGTGAATAAATATACCTAGTATacaaagaattgttgattcaTACCTGAATGACAAGATCGTTCATGTTGCTGAAGTCAATGACTTAattacatgaatttttttttaaggtgtgtgtgtgtgtgtgtgtgtgtgtgtgtgtgtgtgtgtgtgtgtgtgtgttcatgtgtgtgtgtgttcatactgtGAAAAGGACAGTGGGTGTTGTCCAATGAAACTACAGACAGTAgaggcaagaaaaaagaaagaaagaaaggaaagtaaaaaGAATATGTCTTCTTAAAATGTTTTATCAAACACTGTCATGAGTATAAATTTAATGTCTTTACAACTAATGTGACAACATCAACAAGCAATTTTTTCAGATCACCCTAGACCAGcaactttttttggttttttaataatactaataaaacaTTTATATCGCGCTTTCAAATCCTTCAAAGCAATTTACAACACAGCAGGCAGGCatagcgcaaacacacacacacatgcacacacacacgcacacgcacacacacatacacacacacaacacacacacatacacacacagacgttaaactggaggtccacgcacacacacacacacacacacacaagcacacacacacacacacatgcatacacacaacacacacacacacagagaagttaaactgaagatccagaaacacacacaaacatggtaaAAACAAGTGTTGAGCCACAGAATACAGATAAGGAATGGAGTGTTTTAATCATACCACAAAGAAGAAACTGCTTGAGAAAGAGATGGGTTAATAAACACATTCAACGGACCACTGATCTCTACCTGCATTTACTGCATTCCATGACAAGAGCACTGTCATCCAAACtaacactgttgctgttgttgctctgggactacaccaacaccaacacctctgTCCTGAATCTGCCATCACTTTGTCCATCTGCATCGTTGAATCTGCCCCTTACagaggctgtaaaaaaaaaaaaaggatttttttaaaatcaagatTGTTTGGGAGGATATTGTTTCAAAATAAACGATTTTTTCTCCAAGAATTGAACAAAATGTATCTTAAGTCATCAGTAATAATACTGTAAAACAGCAATGGTGATGATTAAACAATAACAAAGGCAATTAACTGAAATTATGTGAATTTATGCTGAATAGAAATCTTCCATGGTTAAAGATGATAATATCAAAACACAAatgcataactctctctctctctctctctctctctctcacacacacacacacacacacacacacacacacacacacacacagagttacatacaCTTCTTTTACTCAAGTGGAAACTATACATTTTGCATTCTAGTTTTCTATGAACACAAAAACACTTGACATGTTTACAATATAAAACTCAAATTTTGACATGTAACTTCTAATTCACTTTCTAAGCTGAAAGCTTGTCTGAACATTTCACAagcaaaaaatagaataaaataaaaaatgtgtgtgtgtgtgtgtgtgtgtgtgtgtgtgtgtgtgtgtgtgtgtgtgtgtgtgtgtgatggtttcgtGCCCGTTTTACCATATTTTACTCATAAAAGCTTCCACATGAACATTAACACATGTCTGTAAGAAAATCCAGCGCCTTTACATCTACATTTGTCTTTGTGATTGTCTTACAAAATAATCATTCTTTTTCCTCTTCATTATGGTGAGCACCTTCACATTCTTTCATGCCGAAAACACGCTGCTCGTTGGTCATGAATATGCCAGTGCGGATCCAAGAATTACAGCTCCAAATAAAAACTCTTATGGCGCAATACGGGATCACAGTACTAACTTTGAAAACTATAATAGACGTAATTTGATCACACGTAATTACCAAAATCGTTGCCAAAGAtcagaagtgaaagaaagaaacgttgaAAGCACAAGATTTAATAAATCTTACCTGGTTTAGTCAATCTTAAGCTGTCTCGGCTGCAGTATAATAGTACAAACACGATCACGGACgcttacaaaaaaaacccaacaagcttGCTTTGTGTCCCAGCAAAATGTCAAAACTGAAATTGCTCAATAGTCCTGTCGACCAAGGCGGAAGTGGAGCATCGAAAGTAACAAGGTAGATCACTCTTAGGATATCATTGGGgtgattttatatttttttaatttatttattcatttatctatttatttgtttattcatttatttattcattcatttatctgcatatttgattattattatctttatcattattattgctattagtagtagtattttattttatttttactagCCAGTATCATTTGTATCATTATTAGTAATAATCAGTATATTTTAATCATGATTATTTTTTACTTGTGCAAAATTTGGATAGGCTCTCAAAGCCTGGTTCGCAGGTTCGGTCAGGTATCTGCCACTGACAGTGTTGCGCCTCAGTGGCAACGATCTCtcacctctaccccctctctgatTATTCAGTGAttgtacttgttttttgtttgtgttttttatatatatatataattgataacagcaacaacgtcaacaataataataataataacaataataatcactgAGTTATATTTACACCCGGGCCGGACTGTGACTGATTGTTGGTGGAAAAATCCCGTCCccgctcctccaccacccccaccctcccgcatTTGTGTATCAGATTCTTCACAGAATTATGAGGTTGGCTCTCTTTCAACTGAACGCGGAAAAGATAatactgaagaagtgaaagaGGCCAATAACGCATAGTCTTGGCCGGTGTCGCTAATACGGTTAAGCCCAGTCAAAATACTCCGTCCGGGCCGCCCTTCTTCTCACCCCTCTCAGTCCTAATCGTAGGTTTTCGTGTCAGCACTGAGCAGCAAAACTTGACTGATTTTCACACAAGGCTTGTGCCACAGCCTTGTGTTGTAGATCAGCGTCATATTCATTTCATGAATAGACTGAGAAAGGAGTCAtttttaaacatgattttaaCGTCCGAGTCAGTCGATCGGAACCCCCGGCTCCTTACTGGACTGGATCGAGTGTCTCCCTTCAACTGAATCAATCCAATCATTAAATCAATCTAAGTAAAGTGTCTTAAACCCCACTATATGGacagaggggtctgtgttgacTGGATCAAACTGCACATGCACTGTTtcgagagaaagggggaaaaactgTAAGAGCATTCAACTGAGTTGCTGTaaaatctttctttcctgtcGGTTTATGTCAGAAATTGACATCATCTTATGGTCTGGGCCAAACACGAAAATGAGAGCTGTGTGTTCATTCAAGTTGGTttatccattgcaatgggaactgAGTCATAACTGAACAGTCTTTTGTGGCGGATTGACTCTCAAACTCAGTAAGAGGCAATGTTGCACCACCGGCTCTTAGTGCCGCTGTCAGTTGGGGCGAGATGGCCCTGTGGGGACCACCAGTCTCCGGCAACTTGAACGtcgactgtcctgaagccctcaGTCAGTCATGGCCGAGACAGCGTGCAGTGCtggacactctccacaataatcgaATTCCAGTCCCGGCATTTAGTCGGGCCGGgggacagcaggtgcctcctctgcAGGCTGTCCTGTAGTGATCATGGCCAAAGTCGACACGATTGACGGCTGTATCTCACAATGAAGGAGGTACCGACCGGTGGCGTTGAACTGACCACACGGAGTCGATCCACCCGGGTTATATAAGGTGCTAGAATTCCCCCaagtgatccagcgttcaccagtgtcCAGCGTTTGAACCCCGTTCCGGCAACTAGTGCCGTGTGTTGTGTCCCCGACTGGGAACTTGaaggcactttgctccgattTTCCTCGGGTCACTCCACCCAGGGCTGCCGTGTGAGTACGGGGTACTGCGGAAGGATAACCGTCGGAAGCCTGGACCCCGCCCACAGACTAATAAACGAACATTCTATTTATATCCCCATAAtattcttcagtcttcttctttccgttacacgaccaacatcgacttgccgatgactctgtcgtggttcatgcatgctgggtattttcgtgtctccataacccaccgaacactgacatggattacaggatctttaacgtgcgtatttgatcttctgcgtgcgtatacacacgaagggggttcaggcactaacaggtctgcacatatgttgacctgggcgatcggaaagatctccaccctttacccaccaggcgccgttaccgtgattcgaacccgggaccctcagactgaaagtccaacgcttaaaccacttggtTATTAACACTATAACTGAACCAATAAAACTGAACATTTTATTCAAGTAAGTTCCTGGGACTGGACCCACCTTCCTTTTCTAGCCAGCCAGGCTAGTACGGACAGTGGAGTGACTGGCTCGGGATGCGCCCGGGCTCACTTCCGGCCGGCATGGCCGGCAAGGGATCTT
This genomic interval carries:
- the LOC143299369 gene encoding uncharacterized protein LOC143299369, which codes for MQMDKVMADSGQRCWCWCSPRATTATVLVWMTVLLSWNAVNAEEAREEEDSVYSQLSENGLSVLTVCAASVAFLLLAVYVLASCTDCYKSEVSTDFHPATGQSQGVKWGGSGGYNAAASSDVNDSVLGAGFTGEVVVPGQGSDQALPYTMIPSQVPEAQGFRGYGSVPAEQGLRGYGGGGGGGMPQQHMPGAHVSPVNPPEPEEPPPSYFSAAYQ